In a genomic window of Clostridia bacterium:
- a CDS encoding DUF5615 family PIN-like protein produces the protein MDRPAMLKFLADENVFPSTLHILRSHNFDVKDIKELGLTEISDQAVMDLAKKEGRIIDLHRPGSYEVGVDGIGHFQVGPGPPGGAFPLQGARPGRQLSPPPGLP, from the coding sequence ATGGACCGGCCGGCAATGCTTAAGTTTCTAGCCGACGAGAACGTTTTCCCTTCTACGCTACACATCCTTCGTTCCCACAATTTTGATGTTAAGGATATTAAGGAGTTAGGGCTAACTGAAATAAGTGATCAGGCAGTAATGGACCTCGCCAAAAAAGAAGGAAGAATCATAGACCTTCACCGCCCCGGAAGCTATGAGGTGGGAGTGGATGGCATAGGCCACTTCCAGGTCGGCCCGGGACCCCCGGGCGGAGCTTTTCCGCTACAGGGAGCAAGGCCTGGGCGGCAGCTTTCGCCGCCCCCGGGCTTACCGTGA